A portion of the Aquamicrobium sp. genome contains these proteins:
- a CDS encoding fumarylacetoacetate hydrolase family protein produces the protein MTLVFAAPPTPTVAVAGSTDRFPVRRIFCVGRNYAAHAREMGRDPDREPPFFFTKPADAVVDDGETVAYPPETSNFHYEGELVVAIGKGGRDIAATDALGHVWGYAIGNDLTRRDLQLAAREQGRPWDWGKAFDRSAVIGPVHPVAAVGHVLEGTIRLSVNGAVRQDSDLAKMIWSVPEVISILSRSVEIRPGDLIMTGTPEGVGALAPGDVCTVHIVGLGEITTTIGARE, from the coding sequence ATGACCCTCGTATTCGCCGCGCCGCCGACCCCGACCGTAGCCGTCGCCGGTTCGACAGACCGCTTTCCGGTGCGCCGCATCTTCTGCGTCGGGCGCAACTACGCCGCCCACGCCCGCGAGATGGGCCGCGACCCGGACCGCGAGCCGCCCTTCTTCTTCACCAAGCCGGCCGACGCGGTGGTGGATGACGGCGAGACCGTCGCCTATCCGCCCGAGACCTCGAACTTCCATTACGAGGGCGAGCTCGTCGTCGCCATCGGCAAGGGCGGGCGCGACATCGCCGCAACCGATGCGCTCGGCCACGTCTGGGGCTACGCCATCGGCAACGACCTGACGCGCCGCGACCTCCAGCTTGCCGCCCGCGAGCAGGGTCGCCCATGGGACTGGGGCAAGGCGTTCGACCGGTCGGCGGTGATCGGCCCGGTGCATCCGGTGGCCGCGGTCGGCCACGTGCTGGAAGGCACGATACGGCTGAGCGTCAACGGTGCCGTCCGGCAGGATTCCGACCTCGCCAAGATGATCTGGTCGGTGCCCGAGGTGATCTCGATCCTGTCGCGCTCGGTCGAGATCAGGCCCGGCGACCTGATCATGACCGGGACGCCCGAAGGCGTCGGCGCGCTGGCGCCGGGCGATGTCTGCACCGTCCACATCGTCGGGCTGGGCGAGATCACCACCACCATCGGGGCGCGCGAATGA
- the maiA gene encoding maleylacetoacetate isomerase: protein MTPRLHNFFRSSTSARLRAALNLKGLEYDYVAYQLRRGDTRRPDFLALNPAGLVPALEREDGTVLTQSLAIIEWLDETRPQPALLPADADGRARVRSLAQMIACEIHPLNNLRVLGRLAEQFGADEDAQKEWFTHWVRTTFDALETRLAGDAATGAFCHGDAPGMADLCLYAQVWNNRRFSIETAGWPTIARIFAALDAIPAFRDAAPPNQPDAV from the coding sequence ATGACGCCGCGGCTGCATAATTTCTTCCGCTCCTCGACCTCGGCGCGGCTGCGCGCCGCGCTGAACCTCAAGGGGCTGGAGTACGATTACGTCGCCTACCAGTTGCGGCGCGGCGACACCCGGCGGCCCGATTTCCTGGCGCTGAACCCGGCCGGGCTGGTCCCGGCGCTGGAGCGCGAGGACGGCACCGTCCTGACCCAGTCGCTGGCGATCATCGAGTGGCTGGACGAGACCCGGCCGCAGCCCGCTTTGCTGCCGGCCGACGCCGACGGGCGCGCCCGGGTGCGCTCGCTGGCGCAGATGATCGCCTGCGAGATCCATCCGCTGAACAATTTGCGCGTGCTGGGGCGGCTCGCCGAGCAGTTCGGCGCGGACGAGGACGCCCAGAAGGAGTGGTTCACCCACTGGGTGCGCACCACCTTCGACGCGCTGGAGACCCGGCTGGCGGGCGACGCCGCGACCGGCGCCTTCTGCCATGGCGACGCGCCGGGCATGGCCGACCTGTGCCTCTACGCCCAGGTCTGGAACAACCGCCGCTTTTCCATCGAGACCGCCGGCTGGCCGACCATCGCGCGCATCTTCGCCGCGCTGGACGCCATCCCGGCCTTTCGTGACGCCGCCCCGCCCAACCAGCCCGACGCGGTCTAG
- a CDS encoding cupin domain-containing protein, giving the protein MDNAMQPEDTPELRALYAGFEAQNIKPLWTQIGGLMPQHPTPRALPHIWKWADLLPLARKSGELVPVGRGGERRALGLANPGLGGHTYITPTLWCAIQYLGPRETAPEHRHSQNAFRFVVEGDGVWTVVNGDPVRMSRGDLLLTPGWHFHGHHNDTDHPMAWIDGLDIPFSYQNDVGFFEFGSDRVTDYATPRYSRGERLWCHPGLRPLSGLRDTPSSPIGAYRWEHTDRALTEQLLLEDEGQPATVEQGHAAIRYVNPTTGGDVMSTIRCEFHRLRAGTETPVRREVGASVFQVFEGRGSVVLDGTTHRLDIGDIFVVPSWVPWSLQAETQFDLFRFSDAPIIERLNFARVLVEGREP; this is encoded by the coding sequence ATGGACAATGCAATGCAACCCGAGGACACGCCGGAGCTGCGCGCGCTCTATGCCGGCTTCGAAGCCCAGAACATCAAGCCGCTCTGGACGCAGATCGGCGGGCTGATGCCGCAGCACCCGACGCCGCGGGCGCTGCCCCATATCTGGAAATGGGCCGACCTGCTGCCGCTGGCACGCAAGTCGGGCGAGCTGGTTCCGGTCGGGCGCGGCGGGGAGCGCCGGGCGCTCGGGCTCGCCAATCCCGGCCTCGGCGGGCACACCTACATCACGCCGACCCTGTGGTGCGCGATCCAGTATCTCGGCCCGCGCGAGACCGCGCCGGAACACCGCCATTCCCAGAACGCGTTCCGCTTCGTGGTCGAGGGAGACGGCGTCTGGACCGTGGTCAACGGCGACCCGGTGCGGATGAGCCGGGGCGACCTGCTGCTGACGCCGGGCTGGCATTTCCATGGCCACCACAACGACACCGACCATCCGATGGCGTGGATCGACGGGCTGGACATTCCGTTCAGCTACCAGAACGACGTCGGGTTCTTCGAGTTCGGATCGGACCGGGTGACGGACTACGCGACGCCGCGCTATTCGCGCGGCGAACGCCTGTGGTGCCATCCGGGATTGCGCCCGCTTTCGGGGCTGCGCGACACGCCCTCCTCGCCCATCGGCGCCTATCGGTGGGAACACACCGACCGCGCCCTGACCGAGCAGCTCCTGCTCGAGGACGAGGGCCAGCCGGCCACGGTGGAACAGGGCCACGCCGCCATCCGCTACGTCAACCCGACCACCGGCGGCGACGTGATGTCGACGATCCGCTGCGAGTTCCACCGCCTGCGCGCGGGAACCGAGACGCCGGTGCGCCGCGAGGTCGGCGCCTCGGTGTTCCAGGTGTTCGAGGGCCGCGGCTCGGTGGTGCTCGACGGCACGACCCATCGGCTGGACATCGGCGACATCTTCGTCGTCCCGTCCTGGGTCCCGTGGTCCCTTCAGGCCGAAACCCAGTTCGACCTGTTCCGCTTCTCCGACGCGCCGATCATCGAGAGGCTGAACTTCGCCCGCGTGCTGGTCGAGGGGCGCGAGCCGTGA
- a CDS encoding maleylpyruvate isomerase N-terminal domain-containing protein, which yields MSDPLDAARAALRARQGAGARYDAANAPAADLALARGATAYFARILNGIDDRALAAPAAGVTRAHVVAGVGLAARAQAEILASVRQGQAEGGRLPVHAAADPDAVALGATLPPAALRNLIFHSTVHLDVEWRDLPDAAWDARVADAAGTGIVIRDLPRARAVSLWTAALDLRAGARLADVPAELRAAVAGPRER from the coding sequence GTGAGCGACCCGCTCGATGCCGCGCGGGCGGCGCTGCGGGCGCGGCAGGGCGCTGGCGCCCGCTACGACGCCGCCAACGCGCCGGCGGCCGATCTGGCGCTGGCGCGCGGCGCGACCGCCTATTTCGCGAGGATACTCAACGGCATCGACGACAGGGCGCTGGCCGCGCCCGCAGCCGGCGTCACCCGCGCCCATGTCGTCGCCGGCGTCGGGCTCGCCGCCCGCGCGCAGGCGGAAATCCTCGCCTCGGTGCGGCAGGGCCAAGCGGAGGGCGGGCGGCTCCCGGTCCATGCCGCGGCCGACCCCGATGCCGTCGCGCTCGGCGCGACGCTGCCGCCGGCGGCCCTGCGCAACCTGATCTTCCATTCGACGGTTCATCTCGACGTCGAATGGCGCGACCTGCCGGACGCCGCATGGGATGCGCGGGTCGCCGACGCCGCCGGCACAGGGATCGTGATCCGCGACCTGCCCCGCGCCCGCGCCGTCTCGCTGTGGACGGCGGCGCTCGACCTGCGCGCCGGCGCGCGCCTTGCGGACGTGCCGGCCGA